Proteins encoded together in one Lathyrus oleraceus cultivar Zhongwan6 chromosome 5, CAAS_Psat_ZW6_1.0, whole genome shotgun sequence window:
- the LOC127088208 gene encoding uncharacterized protein LOC127088208: MAMLSSEEKKNTNDNGVIIKYYVESVKIRSMKKTKPNEYLRNEEKHGYEYDRRANLLAHSRYLRNPASETVSLPVIQPRPKPKSKFISYQPVRICSCSASMETVPSLTIRSRNELKEKKEDNLSEKRKFNEKYSPKILGKMNNLWKQLSCKEI, from the exons ATGGCCATGTTATCATCAGAAGAGAAGAAAAACACCAACGACAATGGTGTGATTATCAAATATTACGTCGAATCAGTGAAAATTCGTTCCATGAAGAAAACAAAACCGAACGAATATCTTAGAAATGAAGAAAAGCATGGCTATGAATATGATCGTCGCGCTAACCTTCTTGCTCATTCTCGATATCTTAGAAATCCAGCGTCGGAAACGGTTTCATTGCCGGTTATTCAACCAAGACCTAAACCTAAAAGCAAG TTTATATCTTACCAACCGGTTCGAATCTGCTCGTGCTCGGCTTCGATGGAGACAGTTCCGAGCTTAACTATCCGGAGCAGAAATGAACTCAAGGAGAAAAAAGAAGATAACCTATCTGAGAAGAGAAAGTTTAATGAAAAATACTCTCCCAAGATTTTG GGTAAAATGAACAACCTATGGAAGCAGCTGTCATGCAAAGAAATATAG